In Desulfovibrio inopinatus DSM 10711, the following are encoded in one genomic region:
- a CDS encoding TadE/TadG family type IV pilus assembly protein, whose protein sequence is MMRTTTNTAHQRGAGVVEMALLLPLMLVGVMGALEMTNVFHTWMVVQKAAQNGARLAVTGAGEADGVRLTLIKNETEAALRTLPTNAQTEVLVKSYTGGDLTSQAIDGNPGNPCDAVEVRVNVSYTPITPIVGDALPGVIDFSAYDRRLNEPWRPCGQ, encoded by the coding sequence ATGATGCGTACGACCACAAACACAGCACATCAGCGCGGCGCTGGCGTTGTGGAAATGGCGTTACTTTTGCCGCTTATGTTGGTCGGTGTCATGGGCGCATTGGAGATGACCAATGTGTTTCACACCTGGATGGTCGTCCAAAAAGCCGCACAGAACGGTGCTCGGCTTGCTGTCACCGGAGCAGGAGAAGCAGACGGAGTACGATTGACATTGATCAAAAACGAGACCGAGGCCGCATTACGTACGTTACCTACCAATGCACAAACTGAAGTTCTCGTGAAAAGTTACACTGGGGGCGATCTCACTTCGCAAGCGATTGACGGGAATCCTGGGAATCCCTGTGATGCCGTTGAGGTTCGCGTCAACGTCTCCTATACCCCAATCACGCCGATTGTTGGGGATGCATTGCCTGGAGTTATTGACTTCTCTGCCTATGATCGGAGGCTTAACGAGCCATGGCGGCCATGTGGGCAGTGA
- a CDS encoding HDOD domain-containing protein: MEKSDKLGNPCPPGDESSNCPIDPGVVEAAKKYTLRRFIFVDVRHDAVIEAFRQSATRVARRMTRLGTTELGGPADANLHELPCDDDGREIDPAQILKNDIRLASLPEVYMRINAVINDEKSNPADVAAVIGTDPSLSATLLRLANSPFYSRAMRAVRQRFPSKVDTLTRAVAMIGYNQLSTLALGISVLPLFQDIPPGLVDMKSFWKHSTACGVISKLIAEQLKLANVESYFVAGLLHDIGRLVMYKNLPGPTGKTLHSALSTKTPLVIAERERFGWDHAVLGGMLLTKWQYPASLSAMAGHHHDLDTEEYFLEASIIHVADFLTNALEMGTSGERFTPPLDPKAWERLAMTVGDLTAITKAADTGVDEIFEMFFPGEIDD; encoded by the coding sequence ATGGAGAAAAGCGATAAGCTTGGAAACCCATGTCCACCCGGAGATGAATCGTCGAATTGTCCCATTGATCCCGGTGTGGTGGAGGCAGCGAAAAAATACACCCTGCGTCGGTTTATTTTTGTCGATGTACGACATGATGCGGTGATCGAGGCCTTTCGACAAAGTGCAACCCGCGTCGCCCGCAGAATGACCCGGTTAGGAACAACCGAGCTTGGCGGACCAGCTGACGCAAATCTGCATGAATTGCCCTGTGATGACGATGGACGTGAGATTGATCCGGCCCAAATCCTCAAGAACGACATTCGATTGGCTTCCTTGCCGGAAGTCTATATGCGCATCAATGCCGTCATCAATGACGAAAAATCCAATCCGGCCGACGTTGCTGCGGTCATTGGAACAGATCCAAGTTTGTCGGCAACGCTGTTGCGATTGGCGAACTCCCCGTTTTATAGTCGAGCTATGCGAGCTGTACGCCAACGATTCCCATCCAAAGTTGATACGCTTACTCGAGCTGTCGCTATGATTGGATACAATCAGCTCAGTACTTTGGCGCTTGGTATTTCTGTCCTCCCCTTGTTTCAGGATATTCCACCAGGTCTGGTGGATATGAAGTCCTTTTGGAAACATAGTACGGCCTGTGGAGTCATTTCAAAACTCATTGCGGAACAATTGAAATTGGCCAATGTGGAAAGCTACTTTGTTGCAGGGTTGCTCCACGATATTGGTCGGCTGGTTATGTATAAAAATTTACCTGGCCCAACAGGCAAGACTCTGCACAGTGCATTATCCACTAAAACCCCCCTTGTTATTGCCGAACGGGAGCGCTTCGGCTGGGATCATGCTGTTCTGGGGGGAATGTTGTTGACCAAATGGCAATATCCGGCTTCTCTGTCGGCCATGGCCGGTCATCATCATGACTTGGATACGGAAGAGTATTTTTTGGAGGCCTCAATCATTCATGTGGCAGATTTCTTGACCAATGCACTTGAAATGGGCACGAGTGGAGAACGGTTTACTCCGCCGCTTGATCCCAAAGCCTGGGAGCGCCTTGCTATGACGGTTGGTGATTTGACTGCAATAACCAAAGCGGCCGATACCGGGGTTGATGAGATTTTCGAGATGTTTTTTCCGGGGGAAATCGATGACTGA
- a CDS encoding sigma-54-dependent transcriptional regulator: MSEKILVIEDEPAFRAMLCEALTDKGYAPVGVGSAEEGVERVKQELFDLILTDVMLPGMSGMEGISQIKEADPSADIIVMTGYATKESALEAIGRGAYDYFTKPFNLVELEIVIRRALERRRLRNELAALKNTLAGGGRIPAIIGQSEPMRRLKEMIHRVAVLDTTVLVTGESGTGKELISDAIHSLSPRSAEPFIKVNCAAIPENLLESELFGHEKGAFTGAHQRKKGKFELADKGTILLDEIGDMPLFLQPKLLRAVEQKQIEKLGGIRPVDFDARIIAATNQNLPQLIEEKKFRDDLYYRLSVATLKIPPLRERKEDLPLLVSHFLERINAKIGTNFRGVSKDGMGKLFEYDWPGNVRQLANLLERAAILSSGEILSLQDVNEAFDGPVRPSTVPATTPPAVMPEAHALGVPDPALPADTGQTVSLRETLEQVERNLIISALKRAGGVQKDAAGLLGVSSKNLWNKIQKHGIDAQAYTTAGRSSAVG, from the coding sequence ATGTCAGAAAAAATTCTTGTTATTGAGGATGAGCCGGCTTTTCGAGCTATGTTGTGTGAGGCTCTCACTGACAAGGGCTATGCTCCGGTCGGTGTCGGTTCTGCCGAAGAAGGCGTTGAACGCGTCAAACAGGAATTATTTGATCTTATTCTGACCGATGTCATGTTGCCTGGCATGTCGGGGATGGAAGGTATTTCTCAAATCAAAGAAGCTGATCCCTCCGCCGATATCATCGTTATGACAGGGTATGCCACGAAAGAATCGGCCTTGGAGGCAATTGGTCGGGGCGCATACGATTATTTTACGAAACCGTTCAATCTCGTTGAGTTGGAAATTGTCATCCGCCGCGCTCTTGAACGGCGTCGTCTCCGCAATGAGCTTGCTGCATTAAAAAATACACTGGCCGGAGGCGGACGCATCCCGGCAATTATTGGACAGAGTGAGCCTATGCGTCGGCTCAAGGAAATGATTCACCGCGTCGCTGTACTTGACACAACAGTCCTTGTCACCGGGGAATCCGGTACGGGCAAGGAGCTGATTTCCGATGCGATCCACTCGTTGAGTCCACGTTCGGCAGAACCATTTATTAAAGTGAACTGCGCGGCTATTCCGGAAAATTTGCTCGAAAGCGAACTCTTCGGGCATGAGAAAGGCGCCTTCACCGGCGCGCATCAACGCAAGAAAGGAAAGTTCGAGCTCGCTGACAAGGGGACGATACTTCTTGATGAAATCGGCGACATGCCATTGTTTCTTCAACCCAAACTATTGCGGGCGGTGGAACAAAAGCAGATTGAAAAACTCGGGGGTATCCGGCCCGTCGATTTCGATGCCCGTATTATTGCCGCCACCAACCAGAATTTGCCCCAACTTATTGAAGAAAAAAAATTTCGTGACGATTTGTATTATCGCCTCAGTGTTGCAACTCTTAAAATTCCTCCTCTGCGTGAACGCAAAGAAGACTTGCCACTGCTTGTTTCCCATTTTCTTGAACGGATCAATGCCAAAATTGGGACAAATTTTCGCGGCGTTTCCAAAGATGGCATGGGGAAATTGTTTGAATATGATTGGCCGGGAAATGTACGGCAGTTAGCGAATCTCCTTGAGCGAGCTGCGATTTTAAGCAGCGGAGAAATTTTGAGCCTTCAGGACGTCAACGAGGCGTTCGATGGCCCGGTGCGGCCGAGTACTGTCCCGGCGACAACACCCCCTGCGGTGATGCCTGAGGCTCATGCCCTTGGAGTTCCCGATCCAGCCCTGCCTGCCGATACCGGCCAGACCGTCTCTTTGCGTGAAACATTGGAGCAAGTAGAACGGAATTTAATCATTAGCGCCCTGAAGCGTGCCGGGGGGGTGCAAAAGGATGCGGCAGGGTTGCTTGGGGTGAGTTCAAAAAATTTGTGGAATAAAATTCAAAAACACGGAATCGACGCCCAAGCTTATACCACAGCAGGCCGGTCGTCTGCCGTTGGCTAG
- a CDS encoding DUF2917 domain-containing protein: protein MFAQDNAINGAQRGNKVGFWDLLVEKWQDGDGLIGRLRSGLRFSTKGRFVVNVSPETPLVIRSANKVQIRSLCGRAWVTRRGDCLDYEVAPGKVIELDSSKSLVVNAVAGSARMVVTLS from the coding sequence ATGTTTGCGCAGGACAATGCCATTAATGGCGCGCAACGTGGTAACAAGGTGGGATTTTGGGATTTATTGGTCGAGAAATGGCAGGATGGTGATGGACTGATCGGTCGTCTGCGTTCCGGTCTGCGGTTTTCCACCAAGGGACGGTTTGTTGTGAACGTCTCGCCCGAAACCCCTCTGGTCATTCGCTCTGCCAACAAAGTGCAGATTCGTTCATTATGCGGACGAGCCTGGGTGACACGGAGGGGCGACTGCCTTGATTATGAAGTCGCCCCTGGAAAGGTGATAGAACTCGATTCGTCGAAAAGTCTTGTGGTGAATGCCGTGGCCGGTTCTGCCAGGATGGTTGTGACGCTTTCCTAG
- a CDS encoding TadE/TadG family type IV pilus assembly protein, whose translation MKKHTTIRHRMRGGVAIELTLFTLFISMLSIGLVEGGRVLNTYSQLLEATREGARMALRQGDTAGIDEFVSQLTADMDGTTPSVNVKVKSLGPDTKTVTVQVEYDYYPFFIEPADMDAASLQKELFGGLSDPIRLTPKTTMPMQ comes from the coding sequence ATGAAAAAACACACGACGATACGTCATCGTATGCGTGGAGGGGTCGCTATTGAGCTGACTTTGTTCACGCTGTTTATCTCCATGTTGTCCATTGGACTGGTGGAAGGTGGCAGGGTGCTCAATACGTATTCTCAGTTGCTTGAGGCCACTCGAGAAGGAGCGCGAATGGCACTGCGCCAAGGGGATACGGCTGGGATCGATGAATTTGTCAGTCAGTTGACTGCGGATATGGATGGCACAACGCCATCGGTCAATGTGAAAGTCAAATCATTAGGCCCGGATACGAAAACAGTGACAGTGCAGGTGGAGTATGACTATTACCCGTTTTTTATTGAACCTGCTGACATGGACGCCGCCTCGCTTCAAAAGGAGCTTTTTGGCGGGTTGTCTGACCCTATTCGGCTTACGCCAAAAACAACAATGCCCATGCAGTAG
- a CDS encoding VOC family protein, producing MIFKYTIFYVDDVAATLEFYTNAFGLEKSFLHESGQYGELETGTTRLAFSSTSLMQQLGKNPKAPTPNAPTFEIAFETDDVAGALAQALKAGATLVQDVRHEPWGQTTAYIHDLNGYLVELCSPVG from the coding sequence ATGATCTTCAAATACACTATTTTCTATGTTGATGATGTCGCGGCAACACTTGAATTTTACACCAATGCTTTTGGCCTGGAAAAAAGCTTTCTCCATGAAAGCGGCCAATATGGGGAGCTTGAAACTGGAACAACGCGCCTTGCCTTTTCATCGACCAGCTTGATGCAGCAACTTGGTAAAAATCCAAAGGCACCGACTCCCAATGCACCGACGTTTGAAATCGCATTTGAGACTGACGATGTCGCCGGAGCCCTTGCTCAGGCCTTGAAGGCCGGAGCAACGCTTGTTCAAGACGTTCGCCACGAACCATGGGGCCAAACAACGGCATACATCCATGATCTGAATGGTTATTTGGTTGAACTGTGCTCGCCGGTGGGATAA
- a CDS encoding HD-GYP domain-containing protein: MTCLPTSFNKLALGRCEHAPQKHDVSASVSFHHLAEAFGHAVDAKDGHTANHSYHVAELADLVAVRMGISPHKQKDLHLAAHLHDIGKIGIPDAILKKPALLTPTEWEIVKHHPRIGVDILAPCLRGSHDSILDMILYHHERFNGSGYPVGLCGEEIPLGARIIAVVDSYSAMVQHRPYRSGLSHLSALVEIHAGRGKLYDPQVVDAFLAVQTDVRQLTHLVCPRCDTPPTSKGEFPCAPVQVLVPASMPKPAYRNSPHPS, translated from the coding sequence ATGACCTGCCTGCCGACATCCTTTAATAAACTCGCTCTCGGCCGATGCGAACATGCTCCCCAAAAGCATGACGTATCGGCTTCGGTGAGTTTTCACCATTTAGCCGAAGCATTCGGTCACGCTGTTGACGCCAAAGATGGTCATACAGCGAATCATTCATATCATGTGGCCGAACTTGCCGACCTCGTTGCCGTGCGAATGGGGATATCTCCTCATAAACAGAAAGATCTCCATCTCGCAGCCCATTTGCACGACATCGGAAAAATAGGCATTCCTGATGCCATTTTGAAAAAACCTGCTCTGCTTACACCCACAGAATGGGAAATCGTCAAGCACCATCCCCGTATCGGAGTCGATATTCTCGCTCCGTGCCTGCGTGGATCGCATGACAGCATCCTTGATATGATTTTGTATCATCATGAACGCTTCAATGGTTCGGGCTACCCCGTTGGGCTTTGTGGTGAAGAGATTCCCCTGGGCGCCCGTATCATTGCCGTTGTCGATTCCTACTCGGCCATGGTGCAACATCGGCCATATCGTTCTGGCCTTTCACATCTTTCAGCCCTGGTCGAAATTCACGCCGGTCGAGGCAAATTGTATGACCCGCAGGTTGTAGACGCGTTTTTGGCCGTCCAGACAGATGTACGCCAACTCACGCACCTGGTTTGCCCTCGTTGTGATACCCCTCCAACCTCAAAAGGAGAATTCCCATGCGCACCCGTACAAGTATTGGTTCCAGCGTCAATGCCAAAGCCCGCTTACAGGAATTCGCCTCATCCTTCCTGA
- a CDS encoding MarR family winged helix-turn-helix transcriptional regulator has product MENSTGHVLYRAGRLLRYRAARFFKDRGLSISPEQWGLLLSITEKGQPALRELVDGVLNDHANITRLADGLERIGLVRRLPNPADRRSQLIETTPQGHEFIDQVLPDLLQEKAKAFVGLSEEEKSELFRMLRIVQKNME; this is encoded by the coding sequence TTGGAGAATTCGACAGGGCATGTCTTGTACCGAGCAGGTCGACTCTTGCGGTATCGCGCAGCGCGATTCTTTAAAGATCGAGGACTTTCGATAAGTCCTGAACAGTGGGGACTATTACTTTCCATCACAGAAAAAGGTCAACCTGCATTAAGGGAATTGGTTGATGGCGTACTTAATGACCATGCTAATATCACCAGACTGGCTGACGGCCTTGAACGTATTGGGTTGGTCAGGCGCCTCCCCAATCCTGCAGACCGAAGAAGCCAACTTATCGAAACAACACCACAAGGTCATGAATTTATTGACCAGGTACTTCCGGATTTACTGCAGGAAAAAGCTAAGGCCTTTGTTGGCTTGTCAGAAGAAGAGAAAAGCGAACTCTTCCGTATGCTGCGGATTGTTCAAAAAAATATGGAGTGA
- a CDS encoding PLP-dependent aminotransferase family protein, with protein MAGHNEPFRYMAVQQKVLDMIEAGTLSPGDKIPSLRRMSAAMRVSLSTVNQAYVLLEEQGIIQAKPKSGYFVSPERPSLAPCIKQHAPPTPPTPVTRGEMIRMVLREVGRTDNLPLGVANANDELLPIHQMTRIMGKILRENPIQATSYAPIQGWPELRSAVARHIMDSGTACTPDDIIITSGALEALNIGLRAVTRPGDNVLIQSPTYYCFLQLLEHLGLRAIEIPSCPTCGVCPSDVEKALTKFDITAAIFTPNYNNPDGGLTPDDAKSAVVRIMAERGVPLLEDEIYGDLHFTDDRPRSFKSFDETGNVLSCSSFSKSICPGYRIGWIIPGKRYSKCLELKATINVSSASPSQLAVAGYLHSGQHVRHLRRLRAALSKQMTTMSEHIYRYFPKNTKLTRPQGGVVLWVELDQSIDSIEFFRKAAEYNIGVAPGVVFSTHDQYNNFIRLSFGYPWSDAMADGIATLGKLATEMQSA; from the coding sequence ATGGCAGGGCACAACGAACCATTTCGATATATGGCCGTTCAACAAAAAGTTCTGGATATGATCGAAGCGGGAACGCTCAGCCCAGGGGACAAAATTCCGTCGTTGCGACGTATGAGCGCGGCTATGCGGGTGAGTTTGTCGACAGTCAACCAAGCCTATGTACTGCTTGAAGAGCAGGGCATTATTCAGGCCAAGCCGAAATCAGGATATTTTGTTTCGCCAGAACGCCCCAGCTTGGCCCCGTGCATAAAACAGCACGCTCCCCCAACCCCGCCCACCCCAGTGACGCGAGGGGAAATGATCCGCATGGTTCTGCGCGAAGTTGGCCGAACAGACAATCTGCCTCTGGGCGTGGCCAACGCCAACGACGAACTTCTGCCCATCCACCAGATGACACGCATTATGGGGAAAATCCTGCGAGAAAACCCTATCCAAGCGACATCCTATGCACCAATTCAAGGCTGGCCCGAACTGCGTTCTGCCGTAGCCCGTCATATCATGGATTCAGGAACAGCGTGTACCCCCGATGACATCATTATTACATCCGGCGCACTGGAAGCGCTCAATATCGGATTACGCGCTGTAACCAGACCCGGCGACAATGTCCTGATTCAATCCCCAACCTATTATTGCTTTCTTCAACTCCTGGAGCATCTTGGTTTACGGGCCATTGAAATACCGTCCTGTCCAACATGCGGTGTCTGTCCTTCGGATGTAGAAAAAGCACTCACCAAATTCGACATAACAGCTGCCATTTTCACACCAAATTACAACAACCCCGATGGCGGTCTCACCCCGGATGACGCCAAAAGCGCCGTTGTTCGCATCATGGCTGAACGCGGTGTCCCGTTGCTTGAAGACGAAATCTATGGAGATCTCCATTTCACCGACGACCGGCCACGCTCTTTCAAAAGTTTTGATGAAACCGGCAACGTCCTGTCTTGCTCATCGTTCTCCAAAAGTATCTGCCCCGGTTACCGTATTGGCTGGATCATTCCAGGAAAACGGTATTCCAAATGTCTCGAACTCAAGGCAACCATCAATGTCTCTTCGGCCAGCCCATCACAACTCGCTGTCGCTGGATATCTCCATTCCGGACAACATGTGCGCCATTTACGCCGACTCCGTGCGGCTCTCTCCAAACAAATGACCACGATGTCGGAGCACATCTATCGCTATTTCCCTAAAAACACGAAACTCACGCGTCCGCAGGGTGGCGTTGTCCTCTGGGTAGAGCTTGATCAATCCATTGATTCCATTGAATTCTTTCGCAAGGCAGCCGAATATAATATCGGCGTGGCTCCAGGGGTGGTGTTTTCGACACATGATCAATATAATAACTTCATTCGGCTGAGTTTCGGCTACCCGTGGTCCGATGCCATGGCTGACGGCATTGCAACATTAGGAAAACTAGCAACGGAGATGCAATCAGCATAA
- a CDS encoding vWA domain-containing protein, with protein sequence MIPMVLFVPALIGGAGMVVDVGQVYIAQNRLQGAVDAAALAGSMQLPYDPDMEVGKVEQAATNLMTENYPSATIVEIVPGGNVRSVCVKAEVAVDLDLMPVLGVDQKIVTASACAGFNNLEIAFVIDSTGSMKGTPMDKTKQAALDLTDLVLPTGGSAAAKVGLVPFRGKVHLPGGYDGLPEGCRNVDGSLDEGFLDEYKDKKYRYPKNSWLRVDDDTCSGISLTHALTTEKSQITQAISALSAYGVASGTVISEGVKWGRHVLTPEAPFTEGSEDDKYRKIMIILTDGDTEDGECGGRFAVGYTPSNYWTNAYYGAGETESHCDNGGVLNQALLDEASLAKNEEIEIFSIRYGTSDSVDIDLMKSIASSKPDTDDHYFNAPSTSDIDDVFKHIGQQLGLRILPAAEAGYTG encoded by the coding sequence ATGATCCCTATGGTGTTGTTTGTCCCGGCGCTTATCGGTGGTGCGGGGATGGTTGTTGATGTTGGGCAGGTCTACATAGCGCAAAATCGGCTTCAAGGAGCCGTGGACGCAGCGGCCCTGGCTGGCAGCATGCAGCTCCCATATGATCCGGATATGGAGGTGGGAAAAGTCGAGCAAGCCGCGACCAACCTGATGACCGAGAATTATCCAAGTGCGACGATTGTTGAAATTGTGCCTGGTGGCAATGTCCGTAGCGTATGCGTGAAAGCAGAGGTTGCAGTTGACCTTGACCTGATGCCGGTGCTCGGTGTTGACCAGAAAATCGTAACGGCCAGTGCTTGTGCGGGATTCAATAATCTTGAAATCGCCTTTGTCATTGATTCTACAGGGTCCATGAAGGGGACGCCCATGGACAAAACCAAACAAGCCGCCTTGGATTTGACGGATTTGGTTCTGCCAACAGGCGGATCGGCGGCTGCAAAGGTTGGTCTTGTTCCATTTCGGGGAAAAGTTCATTTGCCTGGTGGCTATGATGGGCTGCCGGAAGGTTGTCGTAATGTAGACGGCAGTCTCGATGAAGGATTTCTCGATGAATATAAGGATAAAAAATATCGGTATCCCAAGAATTCATGGTTACGCGTCGATGACGACACGTGCTCGGGAATTTCTTTAACGCATGCTCTGACCACGGAAAAGTCACAGATCACTCAGGCTATTTCCGCGTTGAGCGCCTATGGCGTTGCGTCGGGAACCGTCATCTCCGAAGGGGTGAAATGGGGACGGCATGTGTTGACTCCGGAAGCTCCTTTTACTGAAGGGTCGGAAGACGACAAGTACCGAAAGATCATGATTATCCTGACGGATGGAGACACGGAGGACGGCGAATGTGGGGGACGGTTTGCCGTGGGGTATACACCGAGTAACTACTGGACCAATGCCTATTACGGTGCAGGCGAAACGGAATCCCATTGTGACAATGGCGGGGTGCTCAATCAGGCACTGTTGGATGAAGCGTCGTTGGCAAAAAATGAAGAAATCGAAATATTTTCCATCAGATATGGAACTTCCGATTCCGTAGATATCGACCTCATGAAGTCCATTGCCTCATCCAAGCCCGATACCGATGATCATTATTTTAATGCCCCGAGTACATCGGATATTGATGATGTCTTCAAACACATTGGACAACAGCTCGGATTGCGCATTTTGCCAGCAGCGGAAGCGGGGTATACAGGCTAG
- a CDS encoding C-GCAxxG-C-C family protein: MNAPQEISGESLRLLNRANLKDIEKQVIAMGQSGLSCSEALAFAFAPLIGLDKDMAMRMVCGFAGGMGLSGETCGIVSTALLVVGFHYSSETSTAHENRRMVMMHSMEFVDRFEEENGSLVCRDLCHLEVDLRSPEGAAAIRQRGRVEQLLASGARILLNILE; the protein is encoded by the coding sequence ATGAACGCACCGCAAGAGATCAGTGGAGAATCATTGCGACTGTTGAATCGTGCAAACCTCAAAGATATTGAAAAGCAAGTCATTGCAATGGGGCAGAGTGGTTTGTCATGTTCGGAAGCGTTGGCATTCGCGTTTGCTCCTCTTATCGGATTGGACAAGGATATGGCGATGCGAATGGTTTGTGGCTTTGCGGGTGGCATGGGATTGTCAGGCGAAACATGTGGGATTGTCAGCACAGCGCTTCTCGTGGTTGGTTTTCACTATAGTTCAGAAACAAGCACAGCGCATGAGAATCGTCGTATGGTCATGATGCACTCTATGGAATTTGTTGACCGCTTTGAGGAAGAAAACGGATCTTTGGTATGCAGGGACCTCTGTCATTTGGAGGTTGATCTTCGTTCTCCTGAGGGGGCAGCGGCTATTCGCCAACGTGGTCGTGTAGAGCAACTCCTTGCGAGTGGAGCACGTATCCTGTTAAATATTTTGGAATAA
- a CDS encoding DUF3124 domain-containing protein: MHPSRKLIALLFCVVLLGFTGTAIANGKSTGQTLYVPCYSSVHHGIKTRTLELTVTLSLHNVDPSKSIRIDAVEYYNTEGKKVRSYIESPIEVGPLGTQEFIVDQQDTEGGSGANFIVKWKADSPVNAPLAEAVMIGTSSNQGISFLTRGVVITP; encoded by the coding sequence ATGCATCCTTCCCGCAAGCTCATTGCTTTACTCTTCTGCGTTGTATTGCTCGGCTTTACCGGCACCGCGATAGCGAATGGAAAAAGTACAGGGCAAACGCTGTATGTGCCGTGTTACTCGTCAGTTCATCACGGTATTAAAACACGCACCCTTGAGTTGACCGTGACATTGAGCCTTCACAATGTCGACCCGAGCAAATCCATTCGTATTGACGCAGTGGAATATTATAATACCGAAGGTAAGAAGGTGCGGTCGTATATTGAAAGCCCAATTGAGGTTGGACCACTTGGAACACAAGAGTTCATTGTCGATCAACAGGATACTGAAGGCGGATCAGGCGCGAATTTTATTGTGAAATGGAAAGCGGATTCTCCGGTGAATGCGCCGCTTGCCGAAGCCGTTATGATTGGAACAAGTAGTAATCAGGGCATCTCTTTTCTGACTCGTGGCGTGGTCATCACTCCATAA
- a CDS encoding tetratricopeptide repeat protein — translation MGACAKSMFGKLNRLAMQALNNGKHDEAMNFLELALDKAQQANAGVFEIKLRNNLGLAHTLAGNKAKARREFEKAMELHNRHLTMKTPLIDSIQANLDRLDGRSPRVSRERLATKKPRTVVKKNQSGCTTSCSSCKSRCHGIGDRVAA, via the coding sequence ATGGGCGCCTGCGCAAAAAGTATGTTTGGAAAGCTCAATCGACTCGCCATGCAGGCGTTGAACAACGGCAAGCATGACGAAGCAATGAATTTCCTGGAATTGGCTCTGGATAAGGCTCAACAGGCGAATGCCGGAGTTTTCGAGATCAAACTCCGAAACAATCTCGGGTTGGCTCACACGTTAGCCGGAAATAAGGCCAAGGCTCGACGTGAGTTTGAAAAAGCCATGGAGTTACACAACAGACATCTCACAATGAAGACACCACTTATCGATTCTATCCAGGCCAATCTGGATCGGCTTGATGGTCGCTCCCCTCGTGTCTCACGTGAACGTCTCGCAACAAAGAAACCACGAACTGTCGTCAAAAAGAACCAGAGCGGCTGCACAACAAGCTGTTCATCGTGCAAAAGCCGTTGTCATGGGATTGGTGACAGGGTAGCGGCATGA